The genomic region AAAGTCACCCCCCATGGCATCCACGGCGATGCGCGCCAAACTTACGCTTCCTGCGCAGTTACCCGCTGCTCACCCGCATAAAACCCACACTCGTTGCACACGCGGTGCGGGCGCTTCATCGTACCGCACTGCGGGCACGACTGAATGACGATGGCGGGCGCGACCTTATGGGTGTTGCGGGCGCGCTTCCGCCGCTTAGATGTGCGGCGCTTCGGTACGGCCATGGGACTCTGACCTGAACGTTCGAGACGAGAAGAACCGTTTAGGCGTCGGAACCACGCAGATCGCGCAGTCCG from Gemmatimonas sp. harbors:
- the rpmF gene encoding 50S ribosomal protein L32: MAVPKRRTSKRRKRARNTHKVAPAIVIQSCPQCGTMKRPHRVCNECGFYAGEQRVTAQEA